The following nucleotide sequence is from Pochonia chlamydosporia 170 chromosome 4, whole genome shotgun sequence.
TTGCCTGTGTGGCGATCATCCTAGCCTTGTCTTCGCCGTAGATCCTTGCCAGCTCATTTGCAATTGACTCAGTCGACAACAAGGTGCCATAAAGATCGAATGCAATGACTgttttggccattttcaaATGTTTGTCTGATGGACGGAAATGCGCCTGCTGCTGTGGTGAGAACTATCACTGTGATTTCGCGCCAGTCGTAAATGCAGCTAGCTATGGCGCTTTTAGAGCTCTACCGAGTGAGTCAGATCTGGACGCGGCAGTGAGTCTGAAAATGCAGACCAACGGACTGTAAGGCTGTCTGGCAGATTAGAGAGTTCGACGAAATTCTATGCTCTTCTTGGGCTGGAGTTCTCTGGTGAATAAATAGAAAGGTAGGCTTGTGAAGCTCCCAAGAACAGAAGCGGTGGTAGATGTCACCTTTCACCCCGCCAAAGACCGGGTAATCTGATGGGTTGATCGAGTCTGGCTACTCATGAGCTCACCACCGGTTGACCACTTTCAACAAGCCCGCGCCTACTCCATACACCACAAGACATTGCCGAGACTACACTCCACCCAATCGTTAGTTAGTACATCTCCATTTCATTCACAATTCAATAGCATGCTTACCTCGTCAACCCTGCTTTAGTCGAGATTTCGGCAACACGATCTTGACATCCGACGGAAATTTTACGCACTAGTACTCCATAGCTGTGGTTTAGGACGAGAAGGtcccttgtccttgtccaagCTTCTCCCCCCCGTAATACATGGCCGAATCCATGTCCGATTCCGACTCCGGGTCGTGCAATACCCatgaggctgatgatgaacGGGATGCCAACTATGCTGTGTTTCGCGATTGCCTTTCCTCTGTTTTGCTACAAACATCAGTCAACAATACACCCCATACCAAAAGAGAGCCAAGGCGGCGACGTCGGGCAAAGGCCCATCATGGAAATGctgttgaagatgccgagaagACTCCTGGAGCGGACACTCAAAATTCTGCGGACGACCTTGCCGAGTTTATCGACTACCTAGCAAGCGGTATTTTCCACAGTTTACCGGAGGCGTTAAAAGAGTTGGATTACCGGTCATGGCGAGAATCAGAAGATCTCCAAGCTCAATTTGCACAGCCCCTGGCGCCAGAGAATCTGTCTGTCCTTGACTTGCCGCCCTCGATTCCTGAGACGTTGGTTGCATATAATCTGGTTGCTGCGGATCCAACCATTGACTCTCCGCTGCCTTCCACCACGGAAGACTTCCTCGTTCCTATTGTAACATCCTATATCGAGACGCTTAATACACCACCACCGGCATCGT
It contains:
- a CDS encoding HNH endonuclease (similar to Beauveria bassiana ARSEF 2860 XP_008600431.1), whose translation is MSDSDSGSCNTHEADDERDANYAVFRDCLSSVLLQTSVNNTPHTKREPRRRRRAKAHHGNAVEDAEKTPGADTQNSADDLAEFIDYLASGIFHSLPEALKELDYRSWRESEDLQAQFAQPLAPENLSVLDLPPSIPETLVAYNLVAADPTIDSPLPSTTEDFLVPIVTSYIETLNTPPPASWASRTDACEICGRDWIPLSYHHLIPRFVHDKVVKRGWHRKEDLQNVAWLCGACHRFVHHFKNHEELARNYYTVDLLLAEEDVRKFAAWVGRLRWKGGKVRRRVK